A segment of the Flavobacterium azooxidireducens genome:
TGTGTACAAATCGGTTTGATTTATCCCTAAACTAATTCCGATGTGGTTATAGTCACCTTTACCATATTGAGCCGAAATTGTGCTTGTAAAACCAAGTAAAACCAACGCTAAAAAATATCTTTTCATGAATTGTGTATAAAGTTGTAACAAACGTACGAGAAATTTCGTATCATTACATATAACCTAAAAACTATTTTTCTATGTTTACTTACATTTTTATTGCTATTGCAGTCTTGTTACTGTTAGCCTCATTTTTCACCGTTAAACAACAATCGGCTGCGGTGATTGAACGTTTTGGAAAATTCAGTAGCACCAGACAATCCGGTTTACAACTTAAAATCCCTGTGATAGATAGAGTTGCCGGACGATTAAATTTGAGAATTCAACAATTGGATGTTATTATTGAAACGAAAACAAAAGACAACGTATTCGTAAAAATGAAAGTTTCTGTTCAGTTTAAAGTGATTCAAGAGAAAGTATACGAAGCTTTTTATAAATTAGAATATCCGCACGATCAAATCACTTCGTATGTATTCGACGTTGTGCGTGCCGAAGTACCAAAATTGAAATTGGATGATGTTTTTGAGCGTAAAGATGATATTGCTGTTGCCGTAAAACGTGAGTTGAATGAAGCAATGACTACTTATGGTTATGACATCATCAACACGTTGATTACCGATATTGATCCGGACATTCAAGTAAAAAATGCGATGAACAGAATCAACGCTGCTGACCGTGAAAAAACCGCTGCAGAATATGAAGCAGAAGCAGGAAGAATCAGAATTGTAGCGAAAGCAAAAGCGGAAGCAGAAAGCAAAAGATTGCAAGGTCAAGGTATTGCCGACCAAAGAAGAGAAATTGCTAGAGGTTTGGTGGAAAGTGTGGATGTGTTGAATCGCGTTGGAATTAATTCGCAAGAAGCATCTGCTTTAATTGTGGTTACACAACATTATGATACGTTGCAAGCAATTGGTGCTGACACAAATTCAAACTTGATTTTGTTACCTAATTCACCACAAGCCGGAAGTGATATGTTAAATAATATGGTAGCTAGTTTTACCGCGAGTAACCAAGTTGGTGAAGCGATGAAAAAAGGAGCTATCAAAAAAGCAAATAGAAAAATTGCACCGAAAGATGAATTCGGTACGACCGAAGAAGATGAAGAATAAAATGAGAGAGACCTTCGGGTCTCTTTTTTTTGTTTTTATTGGATACCGATTTGAAAGCTAAATTTAATGGAACACGGACCTGCCTGTCGGCAGGCAGGTTTGATGGATGAAAAGAATTTACGCTGATTTTTTTTGAAGCTTTGCTTAATGGATTTTGAAGGATTTTTTAGAACACAGATTTTGGAAATCAAAAAAATTATTTTCTCACAGAAATCACGGAAAGCACAGAAATTTTAGTTTTCGAATTTTTAAGAATGAAAAAACGGTTAGAAATTCATCAAAAACGAATTAGAGCCGTTTAAATTCACTTTAATGAAGTGAGGCATAAAATCACATTGCTGATTATTTTTTCTGTCTGAAAAAAGCTCTAAAAAAGCCGTTTTTGATTGTTTTTGATAATAGAAATTAAAAATCAATAGAAAATAGTAATAATAGAAAAAGCCACAGTAATTTGTGGCTTTTATAGTTT
Coding sequences within it:
- a CDS encoding SPFH domain-containing protein; amino-acid sequence: MFTYIFIAIAVLLLLASFFTVKQQSAAVIERFGKFSSTRQSGLQLKIPVIDRVAGRLNLRIQQLDVIIETKTKDNVFVKMKVSVQFKVIQEKVYEAFYKLEYPHDQITSYVFDVVRAEVPKLKLDDVFERKDDIAVAVKRELNEAMTTYGYDIINTLITDIDPDIQVKNAMNRINAADREKTAAEYEAEAGRIRIVAKAKAEAESKRLQGQGIADQRREIARGLVESVDVLNRVGINSQEASALIVVTQHYDTLQAIGADTNSNLILLPNSPQAGSDMLNNMVASFTASNQVGEAMKKGAIKKANRKIAPKDEFGTTEEDEE